The following are encoded in a window of Panicum virgatum strain AP13 chromosome 5N, P.virgatum_v5, whole genome shotgun sequence genomic DNA:
- the LOC120672171 gene encoding LOB domain-containing protein 6-like: MASSVPAPSGSVITVASSSSSATAAAVCGTGSPCAACKFLRRKCQPACVFAPYFPPDNPQKFVHVHRVFGASNVTKLLNELHPFQREDAVNSLAYEADMRLRDPVYGCVGVISILQHNLRQLQQDLARAKYELSKYQAAAAAASASMGPNGPQAMAEFIGSAVPNGAHNFINIGHSPALGSIGGSPAAFGQEQFANAQMLSRSYDGEPIARLGIRVFNSGMKKNRLSPIKSKYRDFLFLFLFFMFYF; encoded by the exons ATGGCGTCGTCGGTGCCGGCGCCATCGGGGTCGGTGATCACCGTggcgtcgtcctcgtcgtccgcgaccgcggccgcggtgtGCGGCACCGGGTCGCCGTGCGCGGCGTGCAAGTTCCTGCGGCGCAAGTGCCAGCCGGCCTGCGTGTTCGCGCCCTACTTCCCGCCGGACAACCCGCAGAAGTTCGTGCACGTGCACCGCGTCTTCGGCGCCAGCAACGTGACCAAGCTGCTCAACGAGCTCCACCCCTTCCAGCGCGAGGACGCCGTGAACTCGCTCGCCTACGAGGCCGACATGCGCCTCCGCGACCCCGTCTACGGCTGCGTCGGGGTCATCTCCATCCTCCAGCACAACCTCCGCCAGCTCCAGCAGGACCTCGCCCGCGCCAAGTACGAGCTCTCCAAGTACCAG gcggcggcggcggcggcttccgcgTCGATGGGGCCGAACGGGCCGCaagccatggcggagttcatcgGCAGCGCGGTGCCCAACGGCGCGCACAACTTCATCAACATTGGGCACTCGCCGGCGCTCGGCTCCATCGGAGGCTCCCCCGCCGCGTTCGGGCAGGAGCAGTTCGCCAACGCGCAGATGCTGTCCAGGAGCTACGACGGCGAGCCCATCGCGAGGCTGGGGATCAGGGTTTTTAATTCCGGTATGAAAAAAAATCGGCTATCACCGATAAAGTCGAAATAtcgggattttttatttttatttttattttttatgttttatttttaa